TTAGTGGCCCTGCTTTCAATTCTTGGCCTCCGCttcttccttttaatttctgaaTGTTCGGTCTTCTTCTTCGTTTGAAGTTCTGAAATTATAGTTCAATTTTTGTTCCATTTTTCTTGTAATGTTTTGTAAATTGTAATTGTCTGCTGCTGATGGATCTGTCTTGTATTTGCTGGTTGCTGATGGCTGTAAATTTTTTCCAAATTTACTGATGGCTTGATGGCTCTGTTAGTCTGTTGCTTTCAATTCTTTGCTCTGTTACTGATGGCTCGATGGCTCTGTTAGTTGCTGATGgctcttaatttttttgttcaaatttaCTGATGGCTTTGTTTGTAGTTGCTGGTTTTGCTAGGTGAAGGTTTAGTGTTTTGGAATGTTTTATAATGTGCTAATGTTTGTAATTGCTGACTTTGTTTGTAATTGCTGGGTGAAGATTTAGTGTTTTGTGATTATTGTTTAATGTTTTGGTTTAGTGTTCTCTCTTTTTCAGATTTCCCTTCTCCCTGTATTTTTGCGTGTTGCTGAATTGGTAATCAATAAATTTGCCTTTTTGCTGTAAATCGGGACTTTACTAGgatttgttaaatttgttgctGTAACTTGAATTTGTTGCTAAATTTGTTGCTTCCCAGTCACAGAATCAGAACAGAATGCTCAGTCAGTGCTTGATTGATtggctttgctcactgattgtatttgatgataaattttaaattgataacttttaaattttaaatttgcacTGCCTATGTTACTGATTCACTGTTCTTTCAGTgctttttgttgttgttaatcaTTGTGATGAGCTTTGTTAAAATTTGCACTGCCTATATTACTGATTCACTGTTCCTTCAGTgctttttgttgttgttaatcaTTGTGATGAGCTTTGTTAAAATTTGCACTGCCTATATTACTGATTCACGGATTCATCCCTCTTGTCGTCATCATTGGCATGAACTCCGAACCAAAACCCCAACTCTCTGGATAAAATTGTAACGAAAGCTGTTTTGATTTTACTGCTGAAATCTTTCTATATTTGAAGCATCATCACCTAATTGAACTTAGCATTATTGTAGGTAGGTACAAAGATTGAAGCATCGGCCATTGTTGGCTGAAAGAATGCAGTCCAACTCACTGAAGGATTATTTGAAAAGGTATCAAAGTAACACTGAAGAtgagaagaaaagtaaaaagaagaagaagcagaagcagaaaaGTCAGCCAAAACCTAGTGGCTTGTTAGTTGTGGATGAAGATCCCACCTGGCAGAAACCCGTAGATCTCGGGGAAGAAAATGATGAGAAATCGTCTGGTAAATAACAAACATTGATATCTTTTCATGTTATTTATactatttgttttgttttttatgtTTCACAATAACCGTAATCTAAATGTATATGTAGATGAGGAGAAGCCAATTGTTGATGAAGACATTGAAGTGAAGCGTATGAAGAGGCTTGAGCAGTTGAGGGCTAGACGTCCTTATCATGCTATATCTGAGGATGGAAGTGGTTGGATTTCACTTTCTTCTCAGCCTGTTGATCCTTCTAATGTAAACGATGATATGTCTCCACCCCGTAAACAAAGGGTTCGAAATGACACTCCTTCACCTGCACGTCAGCCAAGGTCATTGGATCCAGATCTTGAAGATGCTGATTTATCACCTCCACGACAGCCTCGCAGAGGTCATCATAACTCGAGTCCTGACATTTCTCCCCCTCGCCGTTTTCAGCGCCAAATATATGATGACAAAAATAAGAATTATAAGACTTCTGATTTGCAAGATATTTCTCCACCTCGTGGTCGTCGTCATGATTCTCCAATGAAAGACCCTTCGCATGGATATGAGGAATCAGACCTTTCACCCCCAAGGAAACGGCAGAAGGATGTTGCAAGAGGGAGTTTGGCTGGTCGTTCTCACCGTCATTCACCTAGCCTTTCTGAAAATGTTTCACATCCAACTTTGTCTCCAGACTTATCTCCACCACGGAAACACCAAAAGTCCAATGCAGCACCTGTCAGTGACAGAAAAACAGGTTTGATTTCTGGTAAAGATATCAGAGAAGAGATTGACAAAAAGAAGAAGGATGATTTGATGAGGTAATCtttcaattatatataattttcagTCTGTTTTACATGTACAACTATTTGCTATTTTCCATGCTTATGTCTGTaggttctttttctttgttagttttgaAACATTTTTACCTGACTGGATGTTTGGAATATTGGGATAGTTATATCTACCTTAAGTCATGCTACAAGCCAAAAAGGCTTCAGATTTTAGGGGGCAGTGGTTTTGCATTTAGAATCTGCTGTGTAAGTTTAAACATGTCATGAATTGTGATCTTCCTTTATGCAGATTTAAAATGATGGATCCTTCAATCAGTGGGCGTGGTGCTGAACCAGTATATCGTGATAAAGTAAAAGGTaaggaattgaaattaattttttgttgatgTTTCTGTTTAGTCTATTTGATGTTTTCAATGAA
This sequence is a window from Arachis stenosperma cultivar V10309 chromosome 10, arast.V10309.gnm1.PFL2, whole genome shotgun sequence. Protein-coding genes within it:
- the LOC130954433 gene encoding uncharacterized protein LOC130954433; its protein translation is MQSNSLKDYLKRYQSNTEDEKKSKKKKKQKQKSQPKPSGLLVVDEDPTWQKPVDLGEENDEKSSDEEKPIVDEDIEVKRMKRLEQLRARRPYHAISEDGSGWISLSSQPVDPSNVNDDMSPPRKQRVRNDTPSPARQPRSLDPDLEDADLSPPRQPRRGHHNSSPDISPPRRFQRQIYDDKNKNYKTSDLQDISPPRGRRHDSPMKDPSHGYEESDLSPPRKRQKDVARGSLAGRSHRHSPSLSENVSHPTLSPDLSPPRKHQKSNAAPVSDRKTGLISGKDIREEIDKKKKDDLMRFKMMDPSISGRGAEPVYRDKVKGVRISKEEYVKSKQKVEEKPKEKEIEWGKGLAQKREAEARMKELETEKDKPFSRSRDDPELDNMLKDRLRWGDPMAHLVKKKYPEPVLPDLGEGEKMKESGFVVPQDIPDHSWLKRGLDAAPNRYGIRPGRHWDGVDRSNGFEKEMFKRSNERQARDREAYLWSVSDM